A region from the Oceanidesulfovibrio marinus genome encodes:
- a CDS encoding RNA recognition motif domain-containing protein produces the protein MSKNIYVGNLPWSASEDEVRAAFEAYGEVNSVNLINDRETGRPRGFGFVEMDDAGAAEAIKNLDGKDFGGRNLKVNEARPRAERSRW, from the coding sequence ATGTCCAAGAACATTTATGTTGGTAATCTTCCCTGGTCCGCTTCTGAAGACGAAGTCCGCGCAGCTTTCGAAGCCTATGGCGAGGTAAATTCCGTGAATCTCATCAACGACCGCGAGACCGGCCGCCCGCGTGGCTTCGGTTTCGTTGAGATGGATGATGCCGGCGCTGCTGAGGCCATCAAGAACCTGGACGGCAAGGATTTTGGCGGCCGCAACCTGAAAGTGAACGAGGCGCGCCCCCGCGCCGAGCGTTCCCGCTGGTAG
- a CDS encoding calcium-binding protein, whose product MRITISRTILVLAALATLAVAGTAFAGGAAGFSAKFEDMDKNSDNTVDQDEFVTHFKDNNNAAGAFTIIDRDKSGGLNQEEWDGFMKVHGGGQHMKPGSGMGGMPPHGMMKAPHGKMPPHQGQAPQGNGTE is encoded by the coding sequence ATGCGCATTACGATATCCCGCACCATCCTCGTTCTCGCGGCCCTTGCCACTCTCGCCGTGGCAGGCACGGCCTTTGCCGGCGGAGCCGCCGGATTCAGCGCCAAGTTCGAGGACATGGACAAGAACAGCGACAACACCGTGGATCAGGACGAGTTCGTCACCCACTTCAAGGACAACAACAACGCCGCCGGCGCATTCACCATTATCGATCGGGACAAGAGCGGCGGCCTGAACCAGGAAGAGTGGGACGGGTTCATGAAGGTGCACGGCGGCGGCCAGCACATGAAGCCCGGCTCCGGCATGGGCGGCATGCCGCCCCACGGCATGATGAAGGCCCCCCACGGCAAGATGCCGCCGCACCAGGGCCAGGCGCCCCAGGGCAACGGCACCGAGTAG
- a CDS encoding FAD-dependent oxidoreductase, producing the protein MEAMDFGFLRKEPLPPKDHKVAVIGAGPSGLAAAGYLASQGYQVDVYDKLPQAGGLMTFGIPSHRIPADRIQAGVRQLSHQYGVNFHLKTKICCSAPLHEEEGDHFSCDIHGLGELVEDFDAVIICTGSWRSRKLCIEGEDLPGVFSGLEFLFPIRAARYDTSLVKVPQIKGRDIVVIGAGHSAVDVASSSIHLGAASVAMVYRRTAKEAPCGQYEIDQLVESGMQFMGNMTPVRFTGKDAVDGVECTRKNADGSTETVHLPCQIAVTAIGEIPTPPFAKELGLEKVRKGEVKWLNMTAIENVFVAGDVLTGPSKIGKAIYSGLMAARSLANWMDLKVLHREDEFTADGGPMMPPR; encoded by the coding sequence ATGGAAGCCATGGACTTCGGCTTTCTTCGTAAAGAACCGTTGCCGCCCAAGGACCACAAGGTGGCCGTGATCGGTGCCGGACCGTCCGGTCTGGCTGCGGCCGGCTACCTGGCCAGCCAGGGATACCAGGTGGACGTGTACGACAAGCTGCCCCAGGCCGGCGGCTTGATGACCTTCGGCATCCCCAGCCACCGCATCCCGGCGGACCGCATCCAGGCCGGTGTGCGCCAGCTCTCCCACCAGTACGGGGTCAACTTCCACCTGAAGACCAAAATTTGCTGCTCCGCCCCTCTGCACGAGGAAGAAGGCGACCACTTCTCCTGCGATATCCACGGATTGGGCGAGCTTGTCGAGGACTTTGACGCCGTGATCATCTGCACCGGCTCGTGGCGCTCCCGCAAGCTGTGCATCGAGGGCGAGGACCTGCCCGGCGTCTTTTCCGGGCTGGAGTTCCTTTTCCCCATCCGCGCCGCCCGATACGACACCTCCCTGGTCAAGGTGCCGCAGATAAAGGGCCGCGACATTGTGGTCATCGGCGCCGGCCACTCCGCCGTGGACGTGGCTTCCAGCTCCATACACCTGGGAGCCGCCTCCGTGGCCATGGTCTACCGCCGCACGGCCAAAGAAGCCCCCTGCGGCCAGTACGAGATAGATCAGCTTGTGGAGAGCGGAATGCAGTTCATGGGGAATATGACTCCGGTGCGGTTCACAGGCAAAGACGCCGTGGACGGCGTGGAGTGCACGCGCAAAAACGCGGACGGCTCAACGGAGACGGTTCACCTCCCCTGCCAGATCGCCGTCACTGCCATTGGCGAGATTCCCACGCCGCCCTTTGCCAAGGAGCTTGGCCTGGAAAAGGTCCGCAAGGGCGAGGTCAAATGGCTCAACATGACGGCCATCGAAAATGTCTTTGTTGCCGGCGACGTGCTCACCGGACCGTCCAAGATCGGCAAGGCCATCTACAGCGGTCTCATGGCCGCGCGCAGCCTGGCCAACTGGATGGACCTCAAGGTGCTGCACCGCGAGGACGAGTTCACAGCCGACGGCGGCCCTATGATGCCGCCGCGATGA
- a CDS encoding Hsp20/alpha crystallin family protein, translating into MVIDFSPFYDFHKNIDKLLSDVWSPAGGSRGQTSYPLVNISEDDSAIYVQCEMPGVAREDLEVTIVESSLSIKGERKPAQGKYYRQERPTGVFQRLIAINTPVDPDRIKASLTDGVLSITMPKTALSKARKIAID; encoded by the coding sequence ATGGTCATCGATTTCAGCCCCTTCTACGATTTTCACAAGAACATCGACAAGTTGCTGAGCGATGTATGGAGTCCTGCCGGCGGGTCTCGCGGCCAGACGTCCTATCCTCTGGTCAACATCAGCGAGGATGACTCTGCGATCTATGTGCAATGCGAGATGCCAGGTGTCGCGCGCGAAGATCTCGAGGTCACCATTGTGGAGTCAAGCCTCTCTATCAAGGGCGAACGCAAGCCGGCGCAAGGCAAGTACTACCGGCAGGAACGCCCCACCGGCGTGTTCCAGCGGCTCATCGCCATCAACACGCCCGTAGACCCGGACAGAATCAAGGCCAGCCTGACCGACGGCGTACTCTCCATCACCATGCCCAAAACAGCCTTGTCCAAGGCGCGTAAAATCGCCATAGACTAA
- a CDS encoding TetR/AcrR family transcriptional regulator, which produces MAKIIPISSPHTTKDKLVEATAAVLARDGYNKLRLQTVADEAGVSYGVALRKYGGLRCLVKSLGASPAFWPPASELLGDDTASLSALEPHAQMAAFFKRSLRALLDRPQTLDILAWEAVERNELTKLMEDCRVHTALEFFEHLSGEVPEEDDLSTVVLILAVAIQHLAVRSRNTKSMGGVDLTSDKGWDRVERAIDKLVEGFFTLYSDSSAGG; this is translated from the coding sequence ATGGCCAAGATCATCCCCATCTCCAGTCCCCATACCACCAAGGACAAGCTCGTCGAGGCCACCGCCGCCGTGCTGGCCAGGGACGGCTACAACAAGCTGCGGCTGCAGACCGTGGCCGATGAAGCAGGCGTGAGCTACGGCGTGGCCCTGCGCAAGTACGGCGGATTGCGCTGCCTGGTGAAATCCCTGGGTGCAAGTCCGGCCTTCTGGCCTCCGGCCTCCGAGCTTCTGGGCGACGACACCGCTTCACTGAGCGCTCTTGAGCCCCACGCGCAGATGGCCGCCTTTTTCAAACGCAGCCTGCGCGCCCTGCTGGACCGGCCGCAAACCCTGGACATCCTTGCCTGGGAGGCCGTGGAGCGCAACGAGCTGACCAAGCTCATGGAGGACTGCCGCGTGCACACCGCGCTGGAGTTCTTCGAGCACCTCTCCGGCGAGGTGCCGGAAGAGGACGACCTTTCCACGGTGGTGCTCATCCTGGCCGTGGCCATCCAGCACCTTGCAGTGCGCTCGCGCAACACCAAAAGCATGGGCGGCGTGGATCTGACCTCGGACAAGGGCTGGGACAGGGTGGAGCGCGCCATCGACAAGCTGGTGGAAGGGTTCTTCACCCTGTACAGCGACAGCTCCGCCGGCGGCTGA
- a CDS encoding 4Fe-4S dicluster domain-containing protein yields MTLFIDYSKCIGCETCEAVCGFIHDAPRINMTRTPDGVMVPLYCHHCDKPHCLRVCTKGAVARDRDGAVVLQPMLCRGCETRQCVQSCPYSAMFLSDRGGLVRKCDLCASRRDLGMGPACVAMCPTGAIQYVDRSEVAGLETEESKEALEKVLTYLRPSSHKC; encoded by the coding sequence ATGACCCTCTTCATCGACTACTCCAAGTGCATCGGCTGCGAGACGTGCGAGGCGGTCTGCGGCTTTATCCACGATGCGCCGCGCATCAACATGACCCGTACGCCGGACGGCGTGATGGTGCCGCTGTACTGCCACCACTGCGACAAGCCCCACTGTCTGCGCGTGTGCACCAAGGGCGCGGTGGCGCGAGACCGCGACGGCGCCGTGGTCCTGCAGCCCATGCTCTGCCGCGGCTGCGAGACCCGCCAGTGCGTGCAGTCCTGCCCGTACAGCGCCATGTTCCTTTCGGACAGGGGCGGCCTGGTGCGCAAGTGCGACCTGTGCGCCTCCCGGCGCGATCTGGGCATGGGCCCGGCCTGCGTGGCCATGTGCCCCACCGGCGCCATCCAGTATGTGGACCGCAGCGAGGTGGCCGGGCTGGAGACCGAGGAGTCCAAGGAAGCGCTGGAAAAGGTGCTCACCTACCTGCGCCCCTCGTCCCACAAGTGCTGA
- a CDS encoding histone deacetylase, giving the protein MLLYDPDIAIRFSAYGFQIPDPGDRAARVICDLLEPGSQTTEPDTASTECHLDGARQSVLLEPASAEDLARVHTPEYLDVILSDDPSPALHVVYELFDEQGRPNRYDPAAATLPLTDLVDRARRHVAGTIRAVAIALDPANAGRFCYFLGGGMHHGMAGEGRGFCPFNDIVAALRAARAADTAKRFWIIDTDAHRGDGTAALCLEDPDTATLSIHMASGWPLDGPFCEADGRLHRARIPSTLDIPVAEGCDAFYLPALEKGLHTLESVTHANWNGAGPDAAIVVAGCDPYKHDELPSARPLQLTLEQLGQRDRLVHRFLAQRSIPQAWIMAGGYGSRAHEPVTQFLRYAASNGLI; this is encoded by the coding sequence ATGCTGCTCTACGATCCCGACATCGCCATCCGCTTTTCCGCCTACGGATTCCAGATTCCCGACCCCGGCGACCGCGCTGCCCGCGTGATCTGCGACCTCCTGGAGCCCGGCTCCCAGACAACCGAGCCGGACACCGCTTCCACAGAATGCCACCTGGACGGTGCGCGGCAATCCGTGCTCCTGGAGCCGGCAAGCGCCGAAGACCTAGCCCGCGTCCATACGCCGGAGTACCTCGACGTCATCCTTTCCGACGATCCCTCGCCAGCGCTGCACGTAGTTTATGAGCTCTTCGACGAGCAGGGCCGGCCCAACCGTTATGACCCGGCTGCGGCCACCCTGCCTTTGACCGACCTGGTGGACCGCGCCCGCCGCCACGTGGCCGGCACCATCCGCGCCGTGGCGATCGCCCTGGACCCCGCCAACGCGGGCCGCTTCTGCTACTTCCTGGGGGGCGGCATGCACCACGGCATGGCGGGCGAGGGCCGGGGATTCTGCCCCTTCAACGACATCGTGGCCGCCCTGCGCGCCGCACGCGCCGCCGACACGGCCAAACGGTTCTGGATAATCGACACCGACGCCCACCGCGGCGACGGCACTGCCGCGCTCTGCCTGGAAGACCCGGACACCGCCACCCTCTCCATCCACATGGCCTCGGGCTGGCCCCTGGACGGTCCGTTCTGCGAGGCCGACGGCCGGCTGCACCGCGCGCGCATTCCCTCCACCTTGGATATTCCGGTGGCCGAAGGGTGCGACGCCTTCTATCTGCCTGCTCTGGAAAAAGGGCTGCACACGCTGGAGAGCGTGACCCACGCCAACTGGAACGGCGCCGGTCCGGACGCCGCCATCGTGGTGGCCGGGTGCGACCCCTACAAGCACGACGAGCTGCCCAGCGCACGGCCCCTGCAGCTGACATTGGAGCAGCTGGGCCAGCGCGACCGGCTCGTACACCGGTTTCTGGCCCAGCGCTCTATCCCCCAGGCCTGGATTATGGCCGGCGGCTACGGCTCCCGCGCCCACGAGCCGGTAACGCAATTCCTGCGCTACGCCGCCTCCAACGGGCTGATCTGA
- a CDS encoding flagellin: MALNDFEKNFIYDISSRLLSQDLLTNAYFMNSQVGSSLRDMVLARQPVQPLTNPFDEAITGTLRGDAAAVRRNADNVTEAATMMGVAQSGTSQILDALSSMEDIIDKINSGELIASDPSVQADYDALRDQITGIYESTDYNGIYMLDSSQWGTEQINSSGQVYIQAFKDGGFNVSFHAVDDPVSGSSWSDLQGSSLATDLAGQTLLVDDFTSAITTIDDIYQSRESMLESQASSLENQATLLDQAVEARRQNTTSLSVENLLVDLILKDSGGLLDEQG; the protein is encoded by the coding sequence ATGGCGCTCAACGATTTCGAGAAGAACTTCATCTACGACATCTCCAGCAGGCTGCTCTCGCAGGACCTGCTCACCAACGCCTACTTCATGAACTCCCAGGTGGGCAGCTCCCTGCGCGACATGGTGCTGGCCAGGCAGCCGGTGCAGCCGCTGACCAACCCGTTTGACGAGGCCATAACCGGAACCCTGCGCGGGGATGCGGCGGCCGTGCGCCGCAACGCGGACAACGTGACCGAGGCGGCCACGATGATGGGGGTGGCCCAGAGCGGCACCAGCCAGATTCTGGACGCGCTCTCGTCCATGGAAGACATCATCGACAAGATCAACTCGGGTGAGCTGATTGCCTCCGACCCCTCGGTGCAGGCCGACTACGATGCCCTGCGCGACCAGATCACCGGCATCTACGAGAGCACGGACTACAACGGCATCTACATGCTGGACTCCAGCCAGTGGGGCACGGAGCAGATCAACTCCAGCGGGCAGGTCTACATCCAGGCGTTCAAGGACGGCGGGTTCAACGTGAGCTTCCACGCCGTGGACGACCCGGTCTCCGGCAGCAGCTGGAGCGATCTGCAGGGCAGCAGTCTGGCCACGGACCTCGCCGGCCAGACGCTTCTGGTGGACGACTTCACCAGCGCGATCACCACCATCGACGACATCTACCAGAGCCGCGAGAGCATGCTGGAGTCCCAGGCGTCTTCGCTGGAAAACCAGGCCACGCTCCTGGACCAGGCCGTGGAAGCGCGGCGGCAGAACACCACATCCCTGTCCGTGGAGAACCTGCTCGTCGATCTCATTTTGAAGGATTCCGGCGGACTGTTGGACGAGCAGGGCTGA
- a CDS encoding MauE/DoxX family redox-associated membrane protein yields MLKQTPPSRNIPAVVDALLHGRFAYRIARLILAAAFLVAGVIKLSDPDAFAGTIAAFGILPAPLVDWAALLLPIIEVLAAIALLWDARGGLSVITALTLVFIAVLGYGLWLGLDIDCGCYGPGDPNAEAFSSLRTSLYRDFVLLGIAGYCMSWRMMNRRTVPASKHQ; encoded by the coding sequence GTGCTCAAGCAGACTCCGCCTTCGCGGAACATACCTGCCGTCGTGGACGCCCTGCTCCACGGACGGTTCGCCTACCGTATTGCGCGCCTTATCCTGGCCGCCGCCTTTCTTGTCGCCGGCGTTATCAAGCTCTCCGACCCGGACGCCTTTGCCGGGACCATCGCCGCCTTCGGCATCCTGCCCGCGCCGCTGGTGGATTGGGCCGCGCTTTTGTTGCCCATCATCGAGGTCCTGGCCGCCATTGCCCTGCTCTGGGACGCCCGCGGCGGCCTGTCCGTCATCACAGCGCTCACCCTCGTGTTCATCGCCGTGCTCGGTTACGGCCTCTGGCTCGGCCTGGACATCGACTGTGGGTGCTACGGTCCGGGGGACCCGAATGCCGAGGCATTCTCCAGCCTGCGCACATCATTGTACCGCGATTTCGTCCTGCTGGGCATAGCCGGATACTGCATGTCATGGCGCATGATGAACCGGCGGACAGTTCCCGCATCCAAACATCAATGA
- a CDS encoding rhodanese-like domain-containing protein, producing the protein MKRIVTFAVLVMATVAFASPAFALFGNDKFEQELEKEAAVVTYVGEIERGDYKTVDTPTVKKWIDEGKDFVIVDTMPFKDSYAKEHIPGALNFVFPIPEMTEWDAAETSGSQEDFEKLLGPDKDKTIVIYCGFVKCTRSHNGAMWARKMGYTDVYRLPGGIFAWKGAEYPIESAE; encoded by the coding sequence ATGAAACGCATCGTGACTTTCGCCGTTCTGGTAATGGCAACCGTGGCGTTCGCCTCCCCGGCGTTCGCCCTCTTCGGTAACGACAAGTTCGAGCAGGAACTGGAAAAGGAAGCCGCCGTGGTCACGTACGTCGGCGAGATTGAACGCGGCGACTATAAAACAGTGGACACGCCCACCGTGAAGAAGTGGATCGACGAGGGCAAGGATTTCGTCATTGTGGACACCATGCCCTTCAAGGACAGCTACGCCAAGGAGCACATTCCGGGCGCGCTGAACTTCGTCTTCCCCATCCCGGAGATGACCGAGTGGGATGCGGCCGAGACCAGCGGCAGCCAGGAAGATTTCGAAAAGCTCCTGGGCCCGGACAAGGACAAGACCATCGTCATCTACTGCGGTTTCGTGAAGTGCACCCGCAGCCACAACGGCGCCATGTGGGCGCGCAAGATGGGCTACACCGACGTCTACCGCCTGCCCGGCGGCATCTTCGCCTGGAAGGGCGCTGAATACCCGATCGAGAGCGCCGAGTAG
- the murJ gene encoding murein biosynthesis integral membrane protein MurJ produces MGRQGTTQRRGSGASGGLHASVFSGAVRVALGTGLVFGAGFLKEIQVAASFGLSAGLDLYLLVLAVVVLGSGLLSGAFQISFVPAWSEAAARGEERQSLLSAAVTMALTAGGAFWITVVAALPAVLPLLSSSMAQSGAGETRQLAFILGALLVISPVNGLAHGVLQSERRFFLSSLLPACSHLAAFTALYLAGKEATVSLLALAVVAGLALETAALATLLARRGLRLLPGRFSGARERRLLSHASRLAVASVFMSLTILVDRGMAAVLGEGSVAALSYGDRVPNLFRGLGSVALATAVLPFYSEQAAVQDWQGARRILNRFSLLALAAGVPITIISVVFSREIIQLLFMRGEFGASDAALVASVQAAYLFQVPFNLAAAVSMRLLAALGRTGTIARATATALALNVAGNLVLMQFFGVVGIAWSTSIVNLFIFVATQVLARRVLAEEHPAGPGSADAAAHMDEPPAGLGD; encoded by the coding sequence ATGGGCAGACAGGGAACAACGCAACGCCGCGGCTCTGGAGCTTCGGGCGGGCTCCACGCTTCAGTCTTTTCCGGCGCGGTGCGCGTGGCCCTGGGCACGGGGCTGGTGTTCGGCGCCGGTTTTCTCAAGGAGATCCAGGTCGCGGCGTCCTTCGGTCTGTCGGCCGGGCTGGACCTCTATCTCCTGGTCCTGGCCGTGGTGGTGCTGGGCTCCGGGCTGCTGTCCGGCGCATTCCAGATTTCATTCGTGCCGGCCTGGAGCGAGGCTGCGGCGCGGGGCGAGGAACGCCAGAGCCTGCTCTCCGCCGCCGTGACCATGGCGCTCACTGCGGGCGGCGCGTTCTGGATCACCGTCGTGGCGGCGTTGCCGGCCGTGCTGCCGCTGCTTTCCTCCTCCATGGCCCAGTCCGGGGCAGGGGAGACGCGGCAGCTCGCGTTCATCTTGGGGGCGTTGCTGGTCATCTCGCCGGTCAACGGCCTGGCGCACGGCGTGTTGCAGAGCGAGCGGCGCTTCTTCCTCTCCAGCCTGCTGCCGGCGTGCAGCCACCTGGCCGCGTTCACGGCCCTGTACCTGGCGGGCAAGGAGGCCACGGTATCGCTGCTGGCCCTGGCCGTGGTCGCCGGGCTGGCGCTGGAGACGGCGGCGTTGGCCACGCTGCTGGCCAGGCGCGGGCTGCGCCTTTTGCCGGGACGGTTCTCTGGCGCACGGGAGCGCAGGCTTCTTTCCCATGCGAGCCGGCTGGCCGTGGCCTCGGTCTTCATGTCGCTCACCATTCTGGTGGACCGCGGCATGGCCGCCGTGCTGGGCGAGGGCTCGGTGGCCGCGCTGAGCTACGGCGACCGGGTTCCGAATCTGTTCCGCGGGCTGGGCTCCGTGGCGCTGGCCACGGCCGTACTGCCCTTCTACAGCGAGCAGGCCGCCGTGCAGGACTGGCAGGGCGCACGGCGCATCCTGAACCGCTTCTCCCTGCTGGCGTTGGCCGCTGGCGTGCCGATCACCATTATCTCGGTCGTGTTCTCCAGGGAGATTATCCAGCTCCTGTTCATGCGCGGCGAGTTCGGCGCATCGGACGCGGCCCTGGTGGCCTCGGTGCAGGCGGCGTATCTGTTCCAGGTGCCGTTCAACCTGGCCGCCGCGGTGTCCATGCGGCTGCTGGCCGCGCTGGGCCGCACCGGAACCATAGCCCGGGCAACAGCCACGGCCCTGGCCCTCAACGTTGCCGGCAACCTGGTGCTCATGCAGTTCTTCGGAGTGGTGGGGATCGCCTGGTCCACATCCATCGTGAACCTCTTCATCTTTGTGGCCACGCAGGTTCTTGCGCGGCGGGTGCTTGCGGAGGAACATCCCGCCGGTCCTGGGTCGGCGGACGCCGCAGCACATATGGACGAACCGCCAGCCGGGCTTGGCGACTGA
- a CDS encoding Hsp20/alpha crystallin family protein, with product MAASFIKKEKDSLDLPRYRPATDIIEMADGFHIFMDVPGVTRDTLSIDLNEGELTITARTAYKADPSEHAKPKYLHMEFGGGEYRRIFTLSDDVDREKITAHLADGVLELMLPRSTDKTPKRIEITTQK from the coding sequence ATGGCAGCCAGCTTCATCAAGAAGGAAAAGGATTCTCTGGACTTACCCCGTTACCGCCCGGCAACGGACATCATCGAGATGGCCGACGGGTTCCATATCTTCATGGATGTTCCGGGCGTGACTCGCGACACACTCTCCATCGATCTCAACGAGGGCGAGCTGACCATCACGGCACGGACAGCGTACAAAGCCGATCCCTCCGAGCATGCCAAGCCCAAGTATCTGCATATGGAGTTCGGAGGCGGCGAGTATCGCCGCATCTTCACACTGTCCGACGATGTGGACCGCGAGAAGATTACCGCGCACCTCGCCGACGGCGTGCTGGAGCTGATGCTGCCGCGTTCCACAGACAAGACGCCCAAGCGCATCGAGATCACCACCCAAAAGTAG
- a CDS encoding WcbI family polysaccharide biosynthesis putative acetyltransferase — MPRELCILHANCQGDPLLWLLQRHPGFAERYELRRYINFVREPIPAEELGRAAVFIHQQLGPQWNELASDALRQQLPLLAEAICMPNLLCKAYWPFWESKPGIDFSDFFINDLQDRGLNKAEVIHIALHTDISRYHDIPALAARSLEIERYKERDWDIKLTPRVEAGYTERQLFTTINHPGRELCLEIARGVLELLGLEPPTPELEAAMPDIEPELELPVHPQLAEILGLKWLEPDHRFRIYEHRLTYEEYVSHYLDCRSLGESGLIAYIRLRHGVPGRGVRTLD; from the coding sequence ATGCCACGCGAGCTCTGCATCCTTCACGCTAACTGCCAGGGCGATCCCCTGCTCTGGCTGCTTCAGCGCCACCCGGGCTTTGCCGAACGCTATGAGCTGCGCCGTTACATAAACTTCGTGCGCGAGCCCATACCGGCGGAGGAGCTTGGCCGCGCCGCCGTGTTCATCCATCAGCAGCTCGGCCCGCAGTGGAATGAGCTTGCCAGCGACGCCCTGCGCCAGCAACTGCCCTTGCTGGCCGAAGCCATCTGCATGCCCAATCTGCTGTGCAAGGCGTACTGGCCGTTCTGGGAGTCCAAACCAGGCATCGACTTCAGTGATTTCTTCATCAACGACCTGCAGGACCGCGGCCTGAACAAGGCAGAGGTCATCCATATCGCCCTGCACACCGATATTTCCAGATACCACGACATCCCGGCCCTGGCCGCGCGTTCCCTGGAGATCGAGCGGTACAAGGAGCGCGACTGGGACATCAAGCTCACTCCGCGCGTTGAGGCCGGCTACACGGAACGCCAGCTCTTCACCACAATCAACCACCCCGGCCGGGAGCTCTGTCTTGAGATCGCCCGCGGCGTGCTGGAGCTTCTGGGCCTGGAGCCGCCCACCCCGGAGCTCGAAGCGGCCATGCCCGACATCGAGCCGGAGCTGGAGCTGCCCGTGCACCCGCAGCTGGCGGAAATCCTCGGCCTCAAGTGGCTGGAGCCCGACCACCGCTTCCGCATCTACGAGCACCGGCTCACCTATGAGGAGTACGTCTCCCACTACCTGGACTGCCGCAGCCTGGGGGAGTCCGGCCTCATCGCCTACATCCGCCTGCGCCACGGCGTGCCCGGCCGGGGCGTGCGCACTCTGGACTGA